One Sparus aurata chromosome 5, fSpaAur1.1, whole genome shotgun sequence genomic window carries:
- the lrp13 gene encoding very low-density lipoprotein receptor isoform X2 — protein MLHFSTWQHLVCFILPVAMGGCLFFCAALLQLSGSLQAGSTPVKCALGFQQCKDGSECILYGHVCDGEPDCRDGSDEDDCDSVCNKDQFQCAHGRKCIDKEQVCDDIPQCQDHSDELGCTKQTEGCVHQCDNKSRCLPAKLLCDGEWDCLDGTDEANCEDQEEDGHEKEDGTSVTSAPAGSVGSSTPIKCPLGFKACKDDSECVLYKHVCDGEADCTDGSDEEECSLECEGDQFQCAHGKKCIEQSQVCDGMQQCQDRSDELGCAKQTEGCAHQCDDKSRCVPNSFLCDGERDCWDGTDEANCAEEECSSTDFRCTSGQCVSATMHCDSHPDCRDRSDEEGCMTTVACTTKHRCPQSKECLVQEWICDGDQDCIDGTDEKDCPVAPVTCGEFQWSCKSKTKCIPTGWRCDGMKDCGDGSDETECGMMPCLPHQFQCGSQECLEPVLVCNGITNCADGSDEGGSCQMKCADVDSRCSQDCYSTPQGTRCHCMAGFRLMEDGLTCADTDECEISGVCSQVCINTPGSFQCDCQPGYIKEAGGHHCKITGEPFLMSSVQTDLFLFGLRSGNLNVLSSSAKKAILSLDYDWREQRVFWVSLDTESIRWSSLDQKTTGTLIKGVRADSVAVDWLGRNLYWIDGVNSQIVAVRLATTTVKSLDHSVILDEDLDQPRSLALLPQKGLMFWTEIGNVVKIERAGMDGSERKAVVNSSLGWPGGVAVDTISDRVYWTDERLRSIGSATLDGEDIRILQMKETTNPFSLAVFNDMLYWSDAKKRVVLAAYKFSGKNHQILLKRPRQPFGVKIIHPLLQMAIDRPCEKMKCSHMCVLAPGPKAVCKCPSGLLLAEDGLTCSSLVNSAFLLMLSPSTVTQIYLQSRHTAAELKGWPEHLALQVPSINEAANMDYSLRDHTLYLTDDGTTSLSSFKLRDSDLFPQGHLLKLLGDTITAMALDWVTLNIYWSSNKQSRLQVTSITATHTAVLIKEGIGRVESIALHPPSGRVCFTNLGPQGPGTTAAVECAHMDGAGRSVVWKDAVQPASVTFSSNGDTIYWADTGLGTVGSVQLDGSGYRELKAGDGLAAVAPSDDTLLWMTVSDKTRLWFKDEDQQNKLWFEVGTQVVSLKVVSKSSQTGSNQCSEYNGGCQHLCLATPGGRTCKCAYDHINVNATHCSPEQRCPGGNRPCLDQLSCQPAEKFCNGHVDCSDHSDENCVSLKQWSRANVPAPTQPHSSSPPPSPLSPVTGLNTTLNINGLLMNLDAQECSQRRCSGNGRCVETSGQIACVCSLGYTGDSCQDHILKTMQGPIVYGAAGLCAGVVVIAVMAVVVKRKSANTRRSSPASAKETSMTDLENKAETTPSTQTSPADADKPQEVVSSEA, from the exons ATCAGTTCCAGTGTGCCCATGGAAGGAAGTGTATAGACAAAGAGCAGGTGTGCGATGATATACCTCAGTGTCAGGACCACTCTGATGAACTGGGGTGTACGAAACAAACCGAGGGCTGTGTCCACCAGTGTGACAACAAGAGTCGCTGCCTGCCTGCAAAGCTCCTCTGTGATGGAGAATGGGACTGTCTGGACGGCACCGACGAGGCCAACTGTG AGGACCAAGAGGAAGATGGACATGAAAAGGAAGACGGGACCAGTGTCACCTCTGCGCCTGCTGGCTCTGTTGGCTCATCGACACCCATCAAGTGTCCTTTGGGTTTTAAGGCCTGCAAGGACGACTCGGAGTGTGTCCTCTACAAACACGTCTGTGATGGAGAAGCAGACTGCACGGATGGATCAGATGAGGAGGAGTGCTCATTAGAATGTGAAGGAG ACCAGTTCCAGTGTGCCCATGGAAAGAAGTGCATAGAGCAGAGCCAGGTGTGTGACGGTATGCAACAGTGTCAGGACCGCTCTGATGAACTGGGGTGTGCAAAGCAGACGGAGGGCTGCgctcatcagtgtgatgacaaGAGCCGCTGCGTTCCTAACAGCTTCCTCTGTGACGGGGAGAGGGACTGCTGGGATGGCACAGACGAGGCAAACTGTG CGGAAGAGGAATGCAGCTCCACTGATTTTAGGTGCACCAGTGGCCAGTGTGTGTCGGCCACGATGCATTGTGACAGTCACCCAGACTGCAGGGATCGCTCGGACGAGGAGGGCTGCATGACCACAGTGGCCTGCACCACTAAACACCGCTGCCCCCAGAGTAAGGAGTGTCTGGTGCAGGAGTGGATCTGTGATGGAGATCAAGACTGCATAGATGGCACAGATGAGAAG GATTGTCCCGTTGCTCCAGTGACCTGTGGCGAGTTCCAGTGGTCATGTAAATCCAAGACCAAGTGTATCCCCACAGGCTGGAGGTGTGATGGCATGAAGGACTGTGGTGACGGCAGTGACGAGACTGAAT GTGGGATGATGCCATGCCTCCCTCACCAGTTCCAGTGTGGCAGCCAGGAGTGTCTGGAGCCAGTCCTGGTGTGCAACGGCATTACCAACTGTGCAGACGGCTCGGATGAGGGAGGCAGCTGCCAGATGAAATGTGCAGACGTAGACAGCCGCTGCTCTCAGGACTGCTACAGCACGCCACAGGGAACG CGTTGTCACTGCATGGCAGGGTTCAGGCTCATGGAGGATGGGCTGACCTGTGCTGACACTGATGAGTGTGAGATCTCAGGTGTGTGCAGTCAGGTGTGCATCAACACACCAGGCTCATTCCAGTGTGACTGTCAGCCAGGCTACATAAAGGAGGCAGGCGGACACCACTGTAAGATCACCG GCGAACCCTTCCtgatgtcatcagtccaaacaGACCTCTTCTTGTTTGGCCTGCGCAGTGGCAACCTTAATGTGTTGTCCTCCTCTGCCAAGAAGGCCATCCTGTCCCTGGACTACGACTGGAGGGAACAGAGGGTCTTCTGGGTCAGTCTGGACACTGAGAGCATCAGGTGGTCCTCGCTGGACCAGAAGACCACAGGAACGCTGATCAAAG GTGTCCGGGCTGACTCTGTAGCCGTGGATTGGCTCGGGAGGAACCTGTACTGGATCGATGGCGTGAACAGTCAGATTGTTGCTGTCAGACTGGCGACAACCACTGTGAAGTCCCTGGACCACAGCGTCATCTTGGATGAAGACCTGGATCAGCCTCGCTCTCTGGCACTGCTGCCACAGAAGGG GCTGATGTTCTGGACAGAGATTGGTAACGTAGTGAAGATCGAGCGTGCCGGGATGGATGGGTCGGAGAGGAAGGCGGTGGTGAACTCCAGTTTGGGCTGGCCAGGTGGTGTGGCTGTGGACACCATCTCTGACAGAGTCTACTGGACAGACGAAAGGCTGAGGTCCATTGGATCTGCAACACTGGATGGAGAGGACATTCGG ATTCTGCAGATGAAGGAGACCACCAACCCATTCTCCCTGGCAGTGTTCAATGACATGCTTTACTGGTCTGATGCCAAGAAGCGAGTGGTGCTGGCTGCTTATAAATTCTCTGGCAAAAACCATCAAATTCTCCTAAAAAGGCCGAGGCAACCTTTTGGTGTAAAG ATAATCCACCCATTGCTCCAGATGGCCATTGACAGACCCTGTGAGAAGATGAAGTGTTcccacatgtgtgtgttggccCCGGGACCAAAGGCTGTGTGCAAGTGTCCCTCCGGTCTTTTACTGGCTGAGGATGGCCTGACCTGCTCCAGCTTGGTCAATTCAGCATTCCTGCTGATGCTGTCTCCCTCCACAGTCACCCAG ATCTACTTGCAGTCccgacacacagcagcagagctgaaGGGCTGGCCTGAACACCTGGCTCTGCAGGTGCCCAGCATCAATGAGGCAGCTAACATGGACTACAGCCTACGAGACCACACCCTGTATTTGACGGATGATGGCACAACTTCACTCAGCTCTTTCAAACTCAGGGACTCGGATTTGTTCCCTCAGGGCCACCTTCTAAAACTCCTGGGTGACACCATCACTGCCATGGCCCTGGACTGGGTGACTCTTAACATCTACTGGAGCAGCAACAAGCAGTCCCGCCTGCAGGTGACCTCCATcacagctacacacactgctgttcTCATAAAGGAAGGCATCGGTAGGGTGGAGTCCATCGCTCTCCACCCTCCCAGTGGAAGAGTTTGCTTCACCAACCTGGGCCCACAGGGGCCGGGTACCACGGCTGCTGTGGAGTGTGCTCACATGGATGGTGCTGGGCGGAGCGTGGTGTGGAAGGATGCTGTCCAGCCAGCATCTGTGACCTTCTCCAGTAATGGGGATACAATTTACTGGGCTGACACTG GTTTAGGGACCGTCGGCTCTGTACAGCTTGATGGATCTGGATACAGAGAGTTGAAGGCTGGGGATGGCCTGGCTGCCGTGGCTCCGAGTGATGACACACTACTCTGGATGACCGTCAGTG ACAAGACCAGGCTGTGGTTCAAAGATGAGGACCAGCAGAACAAGTTGTGGTTTGAGGTCGGCACACAGGTGGTCAGCTTAAAGGTGGTCAGCAAGTCCAGTCAAACCG GTTCAAACCAGTGCTCAGAATACAATGGCGGCTGCCAGCACTTGTGCCTCGCCACCCCTGGAGGTCGGACGTGCAAATGCGCCTATGACCACATCAATGTAAATGCCACACACTGCAGCCCAGAGCAGCGCTGCCCAGGTGGAAACAGACCCTGTCTGGATCAACTCTCATGCCAACCTGCTGAGAAGTTCTGTAACGGGCACGTTGACTGCTCAGACCACTCAGATGAGAACT GTGTTAGTCTAAAGCAGTGGTCCAGAGCCAATGTCCCTGCTCCCACCCAGCCCCacagctcctctcctccaccctccccttTATCTCCAGTGACTGGCCTGAACACTACCCTGAACATAAACGGTCTCCTCATGAACCTGGACGCCCAAGAGTGCAGCCAAAGACGCTGCAGTGGCAATGGACGCTGTGTGGAGACCAGTGGACAGattgcctgtgtgtgttcactggGTTACACTGGTGATTCCTGTCAGGACCATATCCTAAAGACCATGCAGGGTCCCATTGTGTATGGCGCAGCAGGGCTCTGTGCAGGAGTGGTGGTTATTGCTGTAATGGCAGTTGTGGTGAAGAGGAAGAGTGCCAACACGAG AAGATCTAGCCCAGCATCAGCGAAGGAAACGAGTATGACTGACCTGGAGAACAAAGCGGAGACCACCCCAAGtacacaaacttctccagcagACGCAGACAAACCACAG gaAGTGGTGTCTTCTGAGGCCTGA
- the LOC115581065 gene encoding extensin-like, with protein MAVLKTILCALFMVTAALSKPVSEDEDSSKSSESTESASSEEAAADAEPSEEPLQPAVTETDMSNAMEETNPTGTQLPSTAGPSPATLDTAALPDPEDPQASTDTDTLHLMPDDPSQTLGVDVSQDMPSDPAHDSINTGTDHILPDTLEPGLKGTGLIIGIDGTNQPRVSTTTATYQEFPKGATPPFTPHIIKSSSTAPPVQIPIGSTMTGVPVCFTFQFATSEPEPPRGDSM; from the exons ATGGCAGTTCTGAAGACTATCCTTTGTGCCCTCTTCATGGTGACTGCAGCGTTGTCTAAACCA GTGAGTGAAGATGAGGATTCATCCAAGTCATCAGAGTCCACTGAGTCAGCCTCATCAGAGGAGGCTGCAGCTGATGCTGAGCCTTCAGAGGAGCCCCTGCAGCCAGCCGTTACAGAGACAGACATGTCCAATGCCATGGAGGAGACCAACCCCACCGGCACTCAACTTCCCTCCACAGCAGGGCCTTCTCCGGCCACGCTCGATACTGCAGCCCTGCCCGACCCTGAGGACCCACAAGCCTCCACCGACACAGACACACTACACCTCATGCCAGATGATCCTTCACAAACTCTGGGCGTAGACGTTTCACAGGATATGCCTTCTGATCCTGCACATGACTCCATTAACACCGGCACTGATCACATTCTTCCAGATACACTAGAACCCGGGCTCAAGGGCACTGGTTTAATCATAGGCATTGATGGCACAAATCAACCGCGAGTCAGCACCACCACCGCCACATACCAAGAGTTCCCCAAGGGTGCCACTCCACCCTTTACTCCGCACATCATCAAATCATCCTCCACAGCCCCACCCGTGCAAATCCCCATCGGAAGCACCATGACTGGTGTTcctgtttgtttcactttccaGTTTGCGACCTCTGAGCCCGAGCCACCCAGAGGAGACAGTATGTAA
- the rchy1 gene encoding RING finger and CHY zinc finger domain-containing protein 1 has translation MASPAGCEHYIRSCLLKAPCCGKLYVCRLCHDAEENHQMDRFKVREVQCCECQTVQQAQQTCQQCHVQFGEYYCDICHLFDKDKKQYHCQDCGICRIGPKEKYFHCVKCNLCLAQDLRGNHKCVENVSRQNCPVCMEDIHTSRIGAHVLPCGHLLHKTCFDDMVRTGAYRCPLCMHSVWNMEDHWDQIDKEIAQSPMPTEYQGATVKIICNDCQAHCTVPFHVLGMKCSGCGSYNTAQEGGLIQQPPQQEQDTENEAETDTDPEQQDPPQSTTPQ, from the exons ATGGCTTCCCCTGCTGGTTGTGAGCATTATATTCGCAGCTGCTTATTGAAA GCACCTTGCTGTGGTAAACTGTATGTGTGTCGGCTGTGCCACGATGCAGAGGAGAACCACCAGATGGACCGATTCAAAGTGAGAGAGGTGCAGTGCTGCGAATGTCAGACAGTTCAGCAG GCACAACAGACTTGCCAGCAGTGTCATGTGCAGTTTGGGGAGTATTACTGTGACATTTGCCATTTGTTCGACAAGGACAAGAAGCAGTATCACTGTCAGGACTGTGGAATATGCAG GATTGGGCCCAAGGAGAAGTATTTCCATTGTGTGAAGTGTAATCTGTGTTTAGCCCAGGATCTGCGGGGAAACCACAAG tgtgttgaaaatgtttcaagGCAGAACTGCCCAGTTTGTATGGAG GATATTCACACGTCCAGGATTGGAGCTCATGTTCTTCCATGTGGCCATCTTCTACACAA GACCTGCTTTGATGACATGGTCAGAACAGG AGCATATCGCTGTCCTCTGTGTATGCACTCTGTGTGGAACATGGAAGACCACTGGGATCAGATAGACAAAGAGATTGCCCAGTCACCGATGCCCACCGAATACCAGGGCGCTACTGTCAAA ATTATATGTAACGACTGCCAAGCCCATTGCACGGTGCCTTTCCATGTGCTTGGAATGAAGTGCAGTGGCTGTGGCTCCTACAACACGGCACAGGAGGGAGGACTCATCCAACAGCCTCCACAACAGGAGCAGGACACTGAGAATGAAGCAGAAACGGACACAGACCCAGAGCAGCAAGACCCTCCTCAGTCAACCACACCACAATAA
- the lrp13 gene encoding very low-density lipoprotein receptor isoform X1: protein MGGCLFFCAALLQLSGSLQVFVSAGSTPVKCALGFQQCKDGSECILYGHVCDGEPDCRDGSDEDDCDSVCNKDQFQCAHGRKCIDKEQVCDDIPQCQDHSDELGCTKQTEGCVHQCDNKSRCLPAKLLCDGEWDCLDGTDEANCEDQEEDGHEKEDGTSVTSAPAGSVGSSTPIKCPLGFKACKDDSECVLYKHVCDGEADCTDGSDEEECSLECEGDQFQCAHGKKCIEQSQVCDGMQQCQDRSDELGCAKQTEGCAHQCDDKSRCVPNSFLCDGERDCWDGTDEANCAEEECSSTDFRCTSGQCVSATMHCDSHPDCRDRSDEEGCMTTVACTTKHRCPQSKECLVQEWICDGDQDCIDGTDEKDCPVAPVTCGEFQWSCKSKTKCIPTGWRCDGMKDCGDGSDETECGMMPCLPHQFQCGSQECLEPVLVCNGITNCADGSDEGGSCQMKCADVDSRCSQDCYSTPQGTRCHCMAGFRLMEDGLTCADTDECEISGVCSQVCINTPGSFQCDCQPGYIKEAGGHHCKITGEPFLMSSVQTDLFLFGLRSGNLNVLSSSAKKAILSLDYDWREQRVFWVSLDTESIRWSSLDQKTTGTLIKGVRADSVAVDWLGRNLYWIDGVNSQIVAVRLATTTVKSLDHSVILDEDLDQPRSLALLPQKGLMFWTEIGNVVKIERAGMDGSERKAVVNSSLGWPGGVAVDTISDRVYWTDERLRSIGSATLDGEDIRILQMKETTNPFSLAVFNDMLYWSDAKKRVVLAAYKFSGKNHQILLKRPRQPFGVKIIHPLLQMAIDRPCEKMKCSHMCVLAPGPKAVCKCPSGLLLAEDGLTCSSLVNSAFLLMLSPSTVTQIYLQSRHTAAELKGWPEHLALQVPSINEAANMDYSLRDHTLYLTDDGTTSLSSFKLRDSDLFPQGHLLKLLGDTITAMALDWVTLNIYWSSNKQSRLQVTSITATHTAVLIKEGIGRVESIALHPPSGRVCFTNLGPQGPGTTAAVECAHMDGAGRSVVWKDAVQPASVTFSSNGDTIYWADTGLGTVGSVQLDGSGYRELKAGDGLAAVAPSDDTLLWMTVSDKTRLWFKDEDQQNKLWFEVGTQVVSLKVVSKSSQTGSNQCSEYNGGCQHLCLATPGGRTCKCAYDHINVNATHCSPEQRCPGGNRPCLDQLSCQPAEKFCNGHVDCSDHSDENCVSLKQWSRANVPAPTQPHSSSPPPSPLSPVTGLNTTLNINGLLMNLDAQECSQRRCSGNGRCVETSGQIACVCSLGYTGDSCQDHILKTMQGPIVYGAAGLCAGVVVIAVMAVVVKRKSANTRRSSPASAKETSMTDLENKAETTPSTQTSPADADKPQEVVSSEA from the exons ATCAGTTCCAGTGTGCCCATGGAAGGAAGTGTATAGACAAAGAGCAGGTGTGCGATGATATACCTCAGTGTCAGGACCACTCTGATGAACTGGGGTGTACGAAACAAACCGAGGGCTGTGTCCACCAGTGTGACAACAAGAGTCGCTGCCTGCCTGCAAAGCTCCTCTGTGATGGAGAATGGGACTGTCTGGACGGCACCGACGAGGCCAACTGTG AGGACCAAGAGGAAGATGGACATGAAAAGGAAGACGGGACCAGTGTCACCTCTGCGCCTGCTGGCTCTGTTGGCTCATCGACACCCATCAAGTGTCCTTTGGGTTTTAAGGCCTGCAAGGACGACTCGGAGTGTGTCCTCTACAAACACGTCTGTGATGGAGAAGCAGACTGCACGGATGGATCAGATGAGGAGGAGTGCTCATTAGAATGTGAAGGAG ACCAGTTCCAGTGTGCCCATGGAAAGAAGTGCATAGAGCAGAGCCAGGTGTGTGACGGTATGCAACAGTGTCAGGACCGCTCTGATGAACTGGGGTGTGCAAAGCAGACGGAGGGCTGCgctcatcagtgtgatgacaaGAGCCGCTGCGTTCCTAACAGCTTCCTCTGTGACGGGGAGAGGGACTGCTGGGATGGCACAGACGAGGCAAACTGTG CGGAAGAGGAATGCAGCTCCACTGATTTTAGGTGCACCAGTGGCCAGTGTGTGTCGGCCACGATGCATTGTGACAGTCACCCAGACTGCAGGGATCGCTCGGACGAGGAGGGCTGCATGACCACAGTGGCCTGCACCACTAAACACCGCTGCCCCCAGAGTAAGGAGTGTCTGGTGCAGGAGTGGATCTGTGATGGAGATCAAGACTGCATAGATGGCACAGATGAGAAG GATTGTCCCGTTGCTCCAGTGACCTGTGGCGAGTTCCAGTGGTCATGTAAATCCAAGACCAAGTGTATCCCCACAGGCTGGAGGTGTGATGGCATGAAGGACTGTGGTGACGGCAGTGACGAGACTGAAT GTGGGATGATGCCATGCCTCCCTCACCAGTTCCAGTGTGGCAGCCAGGAGTGTCTGGAGCCAGTCCTGGTGTGCAACGGCATTACCAACTGTGCAGACGGCTCGGATGAGGGAGGCAGCTGCCAGATGAAATGTGCAGACGTAGACAGCCGCTGCTCTCAGGACTGCTACAGCACGCCACAGGGAACG CGTTGTCACTGCATGGCAGGGTTCAGGCTCATGGAGGATGGGCTGACCTGTGCTGACACTGATGAGTGTGAGATCTCAGGTGTGTGCAGTCAGGTGTGCATCAACACACCAGGCTCATTCCAGTGTGACTGTCAGCCAGGCTACATAAAGGAGGCAGGCGGACACCACTGTAAGATCACCG GCGAACCCTTCCtgatgtcatcagtccaaacaGACCTCTTCTTGTTTGGCCTGCGCAGTGGCAACCTTAATGTGTTGTCCTCCTCTGCCAAGAAGGCCATCCTGTCCCTGGACTACGACTGGAGGGAACAGAGGGTCTTCTGGGTCAGTCTGGACACTGAGAGCATCAGGTGGTCCTCGCTGGACCAGAAGACCACAGGAACGCTGATCAAAG GTGTCCGGGCTGACTCTGTAGCCGTGGATTGGCTCGGGAGGAACCTGTACTGGATCGATGGCGTGAACAGTCAGATTGTTGCTGTCAGACTGGCGACAACCACTGTGAAGTCCCTGGACCACAGCGTCATCTTGGATGAAGACCTGGATCAGCCTCGCTCTCTGGCACTGCTGCCACAGAAGGG GCTGATGTTCTGGACAGAGATTGGTAACGTAGTGAAGATCGAGCGTGCCGGGATGGATGGGTCGGAGAGGAAGGCGGTGGTGAACTCCAGTTTGGGCTGGCCAGGTGGTGTGGCTGTGGACACCATCTCTGACAGAGTCTACTGGACAGACGAAAGGCTGAGGTCCATTGGATCTGCAACACTGGATGGAGAGGACATTCGG ATTCTGCAGATGAAGGAGACCACCAACCCATTCTCCCTGGCAGTGTTCAATGACATGCTTTACTGGTCTGATGCCAAGAAGCGAGTGGTGCTGGCTGCTTATAAATTCTCTGGCAAAAACCATCAAATTCTCCTAAAAAGGCCGAGGCAACCTTTTGGTGTAAAG ATAATCCACCCATTGCTCCAGATGGCCATTGACAGACCCTGTGAGAAGATGAAGTGTTcccacatgtgtgtgttggccCCGGGACCAAAGGCTGTGTGCAAGTGTCCCTCCGGTCTTTTACTGGCTGAGGATGGCCTGACCTGCTCCAGCTTGGTCAATTCAGCATTCCTGCTGATGCTGTCTCCCTCCACAGTCACCCAG ATCTACTTGCAGTCccgacacacagcagcagagctgaaGGGCTGGCCTGAACACCTGGCTCTGCAGGTGCCCAGCATCAATGAGGCAGCTAACATGGACTACAGCCTACGAGACCACACCCTGTATTTGACGGATGATGGCACAACTTCACTCAGCTCTTTCAAACTCAGGGACTCGGATTTGTTCCCTCAGGGCCACCTTCTAAAACTCCTGGGTGACACCATCACTGCCATGGCCCTGGACTGGGTGACTCTTAACATCTACTGGAGCAGCAACAAGCAGTCCCGCCTGCAGGTGACCTCCATcacagctacacacactgctgttcTCATAAAGGAAGGCATCGGTAGGGTGGAGTCCATCGCTCTCCACCCTCCCAGTGGAAGAGTTTGCTTCACCAACCTGGGCCCACAGGGGCCGGGTACCACGGCTGCTGTGGAGTGTGCTCACATGGATGGTGCTGGGCGGAGCGTGGTGTGGAAGGATGCTGTCCAGCCAGCATCTGTGACCTTCTCCAGTAATGGGGATACAATTTACTGGGCTGACACTG GTTTAGGGACCGTCGGCTCTGTACAGCTTGATGGATCTGGATACAGAGAGTTGAAGGCTGGGGATGGCCTGGCTGCCGTGGCTCCGAGTGATGACACACTACTCTGGATGACCGTCAGTG ACAAGACCAGGCTGTGGTTCAAAGATGAGGACCAGCAGAACAAGTTGTGGTTTGAGGTCGGCACACAGGTGGTCAGCTTAAAGGTGGTCAGCAAGTCCAGTCAAACCG GTTCAAACCAGTGCTCAGAATACAATGGCGGCTGCCAGCACTTGTGCCTCGCCACCCCTGGAGGTCGGACGTGCAAATGCGCCTATGACCACATCAATGTAAATGCCACACACTGCAGCCCAGAGCAGCGCTGCCCAGGTGGAAACAGACCCTGTCTGGATCAACTCTCATGCCAACCTGCTGAGAAGTTCTGTAACGGGCACGTTGACTGCTCAGACCACTCAGATGAGAACT GTGTTAGTCTAAAGCAGTGGTCCAGAGCCAATGTCCCTGCTCCCACCCAGCCCCacagctcctctcctccaccctccccttTATCTCCAGTGACTGGCCTGAACACTACCCTGAACATAAACGGTCTCCTCATGAACCTGGACGCCCAAGAGTGCAGCCAAAGACGCTGCAGTGGCAATGGACGCTGTGTGGAGACCAGTGGACAGattgcctgtgtgtgttcactggGTTACACTGGTGATTCCTGTCAGGACCATATCCTAAAGACCATGCAGGGTCCCATTGTGTATGGCGCAGCAGGGCTCTGTGCAGGAGTGGTGGTTATTGCTGTAATGGCAGTTGTGGTGAAGAGGAAGAGTGCCAACACGAG AAGATCTAGCCCAGCATCAGCGAAGGAAACGAGTATGACTGACCTGGAGAACAAAGCGGAGACCACCCCAAGtacacaaacttctccagcagACGCAGACAAACCACAG gaAGTGGTGTCTTCTGAGGCCTGA